One genomic segment of Paenibacillus durus includes these proteins:
- a CDS encoding YtxH domain-containing protein — translation MKKNTKSLLWGIVAGGAVGSVTALLLAPKSGKELRKDISDGAGATVDKAQELVHQASDKTVEWYSKAKDSVEQVIQEVTDWGKQFTKAEDEAAVISAQDIEPAAGGSGPGDEIGSSAADDTGEKA, via the coding sequence ATGAAGAAGAACACGAAAAGCTTGCTGTGGGGAATCGTTGCCGGAGGCGCCGTCGGTTCGGTGACCGCTCTGCTGCTGGCGCCCAAATCCGGAAAAGAGCTGCGCAAGGATATCTCGGACGGCGCTGGGGCAACAGTGGATAAAGCGCAGGAACTTGTTCATCAGGCCTCAGACAAGACCGTGGAATGGTACAGTAAAGCCAAGGATTCGGTGGAGCAGGTGATTCAAGAGGTAACGGACTGGGGCAAACAGTTCACTAAGGCAGAGGATGAAGCTGCGGTCATTTCTGCCCAGGATATTGAACCGGCGGCCGGCGGCTCCGGCCCCGGGGATGAAATTGGCTCATCGGCTGCGGATGATACAGGGGAAAAGGCGTGA
- a CDS encoding GTP-binding protein → MKKIPVTVLSGYLGSGKTTLLNHILHNRDGLKVAVIVNDMSEVNVDANLVKSGNTLSRTEEKLVEMSNGCICCTLRDDLLLEVKKLAQEDRFDYILIESSGISEPVPVAQTFTYASPDLDVDLTELARLDTMVTVVDANRFWHDFGSGDSLLDRNQGTDDSDFRDIVDLLIDQIETCDVLLLNKCDLVAEEELNKLEAVLRKLQPAAKIIRTINAAVDPKEILNTGLFDFERTSMSSGWIAELNKDSHAPETEEYGIASFVYRRRRPLHPQRLSFFFNNWPVEVVRAKGFAWMGTRGDIAASLSQAGPSIQFGPAGYWLASLPKQQQLEVLESEPEIKDRWDDQWGDRMTEIVFIGMDMDRADIEARLDRCLLTDEEMKQDWSKFNNPLPWPSEEELMPAGN, encoded by the coding sequence ATGAAAAAAATACCCGTCACCGTGCTTAGCGGATATCTCGGCTCAGGCAAAACGACGCTGCTGAATCATATTCTGCACAACCGGGACGGCCTGAAGGTGGCCGTTATCGTTAACGACATGAGCGAAGTAAATGTGGATGCCAATCTGGTCAAGTCGGGAAATACGCTTTCCCGGACCGAGGAGAAGCTGGTTGAAATGTCCAACGGCTGCATCTGCTGCACGCTGCGCGACGACCTGCTGCTAGAGGTGAAGAAGCTTGCGCAGGAGGACAGGTTCGACTATATTCTGATCGAATCCTCGGGGATCAGCGAGCCGGTTCCGGTCGCGCAGACATTCACGTATGCGAGCCCTGATCTGGATGTCGATCTGACGGAGCTGGCCCGCCTGGACACCATGGTAACCGTCGTAGATGCGAACCGTTTCTGGCATGACTTTGGCTCGGGCGACAGCTTGCTTGACCGCAATCAAGGAACGGACGATAGCGATTTCCGGGATATCGTCGATCTGCTGATCGACCAGATTGAGACCTGCGACGTGCTGCTGCTGAACAAATGCGATCTGGTGGCGGAGGAGGAACTGAACAAGCTGGAAGCGGTTCTCCGCAAGCTTCAGCCGGCGGCCAAGATCATTCGGACGATTAATGCCGCCGTCGATCCGAAGGAAATCCTGAATACCGGTCTATTTGATTTTGAAAGAACAAGCATGTCCTCAGGCTGGATCGCCGAGCTGAACAAGGACAGTCATGCGCCGGAGACGGAGGAATACGGCATCGCTTCCTTCGTGTACCGCCGCAGAAGACCACTTCATCCGCAGCGGCTAAGTTTCTTTTTCAACAACTGGCCGGTTGAAGTTGTACGCGCCAAGGGATTCGCCTGGATGGGGACGCGCGGCGACATTGCCGCTTCGCTGAGTCAAGCGGGGCCTTCTATCCAGTTCGGACCTGCCGGTTACTGGTTGGCATCGCTGCCAAAGCAGCAGCAGCTTGAGGTATTGGAAAGCGAGCCGGAGATCAAAGATAGATGGGATGACCAGTGGGGGGACCGGATGACGGAGATCGTATTCATCGGAATGGATATGGACCGCGCCGACATCGAAGCGAGGCTGGATCGCTGCCTGTTGACCGATGAGGAGATGAAGCAGGATTGGAGCAAGTTCAACAATCCGCTCCCTTGGCCGTCCGAGGAGGAATTAATGCCTGCCGGTAATTAA
- a CDS encoding DUF86 domain-containing protein, translating to MYYINREQIEHILGQIPDIADGLRMAAASWDGGRIWGLVQERCLHLSIEIVTDVGSCLIDGFIMRDAGSYEDIITIIHEESVFRDKEMYDRLIELVSLRKALVQEYYAWERERLHPLAAVLPELLPRFAAEVRSYLNQELGTALPVS from the coding sequence ATGTACTATATCAACCGCGAACAAATTGAACACATTTTAGGACAAATTCCCGATATTGCGGACGGGCTGCGAATGGCGGCAGCTTCCTGGGACGGGGGAAGGATCTGGGGGCTGGTGCAGGAACGCTGCCTCCATCTCTCGATCGAGATCGTCACCGATGTCGGCAGCTGCCTCATTGACGGTTTTATTATGCGTGACGCCGGCAGTTACGAGGATATTATCACCATCATTCATGAGGAGTCGGTATTTCGCGATAAAGAAATGTATGACCGGCTTATCGAGCTGGTGTCGCTGCGCAAGGCTCTTGTACAGGAATATTACGCCTGGGAGCGGGAACGGCTGCATCCGCTGGCGGCCGTGCTTCCGGAGCTGCTGCCCCGTTTTGCCGCCGAAGTCCGAAGCTATCTGAATCAGGAACTGGGCACAGCCCTTCCGGTAAGCTAA
- a CDS encoding HesB/IscA family protein: MKVKITRNAAKVIKKQMDLEENKDLKLRVLITHSHGDHAHYGLDLDTPKENDEVIPTDKDIDVILEKGQPLLDGVKVDYLYFPQEGFVITNPSQGNHGDH; the protein is encoded by the coding sequence ATGAAAGTCAAAATTACCCGCAACGCGGCTAAAGTTATAAAGAAACAGATGGATCTGGAAGAAAATAAGGATCTGAAGCTGCGCGTTCTGATTACCCATTCGCATGGCGATCATGCCCACTATGGTCTTGATTTGGACACGCCCAAGGAGAACGACGAGGTCATTCCGACGGATAAAGACATCGACGTTATTCTGGAAAAGGGGCAGCCGCTTCTTGATGGCGTAAAGGTCGACTATCTGTATTTTCCGCAAGAAGGTTTTGTTATTACGAACCCGTCCCAAGGCAACCACGGAGACCACTAA
- a CDS encoding Dabb family protein, whose product MIKHVVFFKLKDGSEESVAKTAAVLRNMEGKIPQLISLEIGADILRTERSFDIVLTAAFANLEDLDAYQVHPAHKEVIAHISEVKEHSFAVDYEL is encoded by the coding sequence ATGATAAAGCATGTCGTATTTTTTAAACTGAAGGATGGTTCGGAGGAAAGCGTGGCCAAGACTGCCGCCGTACTTCGCAATATGGAAGGTAAAATCCCTCAACTGATCTCGCTTGAAATCGGAGCCGACATTCTGCGTACCGAGCGCTCATTCGATATCGTCTTGACCGCGGCTTTTGCCAATCTTGAAGATCTTGACGCTTATCAGGTGCATCCTGCGCATAAGGAAGTTATCGCCCATATTAGTGAGGTTAAAGAGCATTCCTTCGCTGTGGATTACGAACTTTAA
- a CDS encoding THUMP domain-containing class I SAM-dependent RNA methyltransferase — MSKLQLIATAPMGLEAVVARELNELGYETTTENGRVLFSGDIIDICRCNLWLRTSDRVLINMGQFPAKTFDELFEGVKALPWQDWIPEHGEFPVEGRSHKSQLSSVPAAQGIVKKAVVEKLKQYYRTDWFPENGPRYVIEVTLLNDIALITLDTTGPALHKRGYRKLITEAPIKETMAAALLKLSRWNGSRPLYDPCCGSGTFLIEAAMMAWNIAPGLRRSFPSEHWPAIPPEAWQTAREEAFDAVRDDIPLQLTGSDIDPKAIEVAQAAAKSAGLSGEITFSVLPASKARPEGEYGCIITNPPYGERLSDDKEVEKLTRQFGQMMLHLPTWSFFAISPSKQFEHHFGRKADKRRKLYNGRIECQYYQYLGPLPPRAPKKETDAN; from the coding sequence TTGAGCAAATTGCAGCTGATTGCCACCGCCCCTATGGGACTGGAGGCCGTCGTCGCACGCGAATTAAACGAATTGGGTTATGAAACGACTACCGAGAACGGCCGCGTTCTCTTCAGCGGAGATATTATCGATATTTGCCGCTGCAACCTGTGGCTGCGCACTTCGGACCGGGTCCTGATCAATATGGGACAATTTCCGGCCAAAACCTTTGACGAGCTGTTCGAAGGCGTCAAGGCGCTGCCCTGGCAGGATTGGATTCCCGAGCATGGCGAATTCCCCGTAGAAGGACGCTCGCACAAGTCGCAGCTTAGCAGTGTCCCGGCCGCGCAGGGCATTGTCAAAAAAGCGGTTGTCGAAAAGCTGAAGCAGTATTACCGCACCGACTGGTTTCCCGAGAACGGTCCGCGATACGTCATCGAGGTTACGCTGCTGAATGATATCGCGCTGATTACGCTCGACACAACCGGTCCTGCGCTGCATAAGCGCGGCTACCGCAAGCTTATTACGGAAGCGCCGATCAAAGAGACGATGGCCGCCGCGCTGCTGAAGCTCAGCCGCTGGAACGGCAGCCGCCCTCTCTACGATCCATGCTGCGGCTCGGGCACGTTCCTGATCGAGGCAGCTATGATGGCCTGGAATATCGCTCCCGGGCTTCGGCGCTCTTTCCCGTCCGAGCATTGGCCGGCAATTCCGCCGGAAGCGTGGCAGACCGCCCGGGAAGAAGCGTTCGACGCCGTTCGCGACGACATTCCGCTGCAGTTGACCGGCAGCGACATTGATCCAAAGGCGATCGAAGTCGCGCAAGCCGCCGCCAAGAGCGCGGGCCTGTCCGGTGAGATCACCTTCTCCGTCCTGCCCGCTTCCAAAGCAAGACCGGAAGGTGAATACGGCTGCATCATCACCAATCCTCCTTACGGGGAGCGGCTGAGCGACGACAAGGAAGTGGAGAAACTCACCCGCCAGTTCGGGCAGATGATGCTGCACCTGCCGACTTGGTCGTTCTTCGCCATCAGTCCTTCCAAGCAGTTTGAGCATCATTTCGGCAGAAAGGCGGACAAGCGGCGCAAGCTGTATAACGGACGGATCGAGTGCCAGTATTATCAGTACCTCGGTCCCCTGCCGCCAAGAGCGCCGAAGAAGGAGACGGACGCTAATTAG
- a CDS encoding aldo/keto reductase: MRQLSDTILLNNGVAMPCFGLGTYKAEGNEVENAVTAALELGYRSIDTASLYGNEHEVGRAIRASGRRRDELFVTTKVWNDDQGYDSTLAAFEKSREALGLEVIDLYLIHWPGLNKYKETWRALERLYEEGSVRAIGVSNFQIHHLESLMNDSNIVPAVNQVELHPRLRQRPLHDFCLLNNIQIEAWAPLMKGQLQDNGTLTSIARLHGKSVSQVILRWELQHDIVIIPKSVTPSRIKENSEILDFELSQEEMNAIDTLDTGERIGRHPDELMF, encoded by the coding sequence ATGAGACAATTATCGGATACCATTTTACTGAATAACGGAGTTGCCATGCCGTGCTTCGGGCTAGGAACGTATAAAGCCGAGGGCAATGAGGTGGAAAATGCGGTGACGGCGGCGCTTGAGCTGGGCTACCGGAGCATCGATACGGCGTCCCTGTACGGGAACGAGCACGAAGTGGGACGGGCCATTCGGGCCAGCGGTCGGCGCAGGGATGAGCTGTTCGTCACAACCAAGGTTTGGAATGATGATCAGGGCTATGACAGCACGCTGGCCGCTTTTGAGAAGAGCCGTGAGGCCTTGGGTCTGGAAGTAATCGACTTGTACCTGATTCATTGGCCGGGACTGAACAAATACAAGGAGACGTGGCGCGCGCTGGAGCGTCTGTACGAGGAAGGCAGCGTCCGCGCAATCGGCGTCAGCAATTTCCAGATTCACCATCTGGAGTCGCTGATGAATGACAGCAACATCGTTCCGGCAGTGAACCAGGTAGAGCTGCATCCCCGTCTAAGACAGCGGCCGCTGCATGATTTCTGCTTGCTGAACAATATTCAGATCGAAGCCTGGGCGCCGCTTATGAAGGGGCAGCTGCAGGATAACGGAACGCTGACATCCATTGCGCGCTTGCATGGCAAATCGGTCTCACAGGTCATTCTCCGCTGGGAATTGCAGCATGACATCGTCATTATTCCGAAATCCGTAACGCCTTCCCGTATTAAGGAGAATAGTGAGATTCTCGATTTCGAGTTATCCCAGGAGGAAATGAACGCTATCGATACGCTGGATACCGGGGAACGCATCGGCAGGCATCCGGACGAGTTGATGTTCTAA
- a CDS encoding helix-turn-helix transcriptional regulator: protein MKRGQENGSTRHIIMTLLKMKGPLTIGALAEELGITEMGVRRHVLQLEREGLARNRIVRQAMGRPMHMYSLTERAEDYFPKNYHNLTLELLRELDHTSGTEAVNVLFEGRRRRLLAQYSPMMERRNLEERVAELSAIQNSGGYMAEWDREEDGSFVLREYNCPIRQVAVQYRKACECEQNLFEELLNARVSRSDCMAEGGQCCRYSIKPKHLL from the coding sequence ATGAAGAGAGGGCAGGAGAACGGTTCGACCAGACACATCATCATGACGCTTCTAAAAATGAAAGGACCGTTGACTATTGGAGCACTTGCCGAGGAACTCGGCATTACGGAAATGGGAGTAAGACGCCATGTTCTGCAGCTTGAGCGGGAGGGACTTGCCAGAAACAGGATTGTGCGGCAGGCGATGGGCCGGCCCATGCATATGTATTCGCTGACGGAAAGGGCCGAAGACTATTTCCCCAAAAATTATCACAACCTTACGCTGGAGCTGCTTCGCGAATTGGACCACACCAGCGGGACCGAGGCCGTGAACGTCCTGTTCGAGGGGCGGAGGCGCAGGCTGCTGGCGCAGTACAGCCCCATGATGGAGCGGAGAAATCTCGAAGAGAGAGTGGCGGAACTGTCCGCCATCCAGAATTCCGGCGGCTATATGGCGGAATGGGACCGGGAAGAGGACGGATCTTTTGTACTCCGGGAGTACAACTGCCCCATCCGCCAGGTTGCCGTCCAGTACCGCAAGGCCTGCGAGTGCGAGCAGAATCTGTTCGAGGAATTGCTGAATGCAAGAGTTTCGCGCAGTGACTGCATGGCCGAGGGCGGGCAATGCTGCAGATACTCGATTAAACCGAAGCACCTTTTGTAA
- a CDS encoding M14 family metallopeptidase, with translation MLQYIVRKGDTVRRIAAAHGLTSGHVIQGNPWAADQPYLFPGQVLFLPSVQRRRHIAQEGERMKDVAALYGVSLEALEQLNPGISPGGFCAPGKTLVIPASERAAVVTLRGEYGPSELAADIGLLINKYPFISASTIGFSVLGKPLHLLRIGSGRRRLHVNAALHANEWLTSPCLLAFLEQYAEAYEKGRKWNGHSPEGWFNNWTVWAVPMANPDGVELVQEGAGPWHPYRRELAEWNGGRGSFRHWKANIRGVDLGDQFPAFWEEEQSRRGMSGPSPQDYGGPSPLSEPEAAALASLCEKAPADIAVSLHSQGQEIYWNYRGYEPPESRELAERLALAGGYRAVALTESDAGFKDWFIMKFRKPGFTVELGLGRNPLPLEDFEDLTLETGQILAAILSQ, from the coding sequence ATGCTTCAATATATTGTCCGCAAGGGAGATACTGTGAGGCGGATAGCCGCCGCGCACGGACTTACTTCAGGGCATGTGATACAGGGGAATCCTTGGGCGGCGGACCAGCCGTACCTTTTTCCGGGGCAGGTGCTGTTTCTGCCTTCCGTTCAGCGCAGACGACATATTGCGCAGGAAGGGGAGCGCATGAAGGATGTGGCGGCACTCTACGGGGTCAGCCTGGAAGCGCTGGAACAGCTTAATCCCGGTATATCTCCGGGCGGATTCTGCGCACCTGGGAAAACTCTGGTTATTCCGGCATCCGAACGGGCGGCGGTCGTAACCCTGCGGGGCGAGTACGGGCCTTCGGAACTTGCGGCGGACATCGGCCTTCTGATCAATAAATATCCCTTTATCTCGGCAAGTACGATAGGCTTTAGTGTCCTTGGCAAACCGCTGCATTTGCTGCGGATTGGCAGCGGCCGCCGCAGACTGCATGTGAATGCGGCGCTGCATGCTAACGAGTGGCTGACCTCGCCCTGTCTTCTGGCCTTTCTGGAGCAGTATGCCGAAGCTTATGAGAAAGGCCGGAAATGGAATGGTCACAGCCCGGAAGGATGGTTCAACAACTGGACGGTTTGGGCCGTCCCGATGGCGAACCCCGACGGTGTGGAGCTGGTGCAGGAAGGAGCCGGTCCATGGCATCCTTACAGGCGGGAGCTTGCGGAATGGAACGGGGGACGAGGCAGCTTCCGCCACTGGAAAGCCAATATCCGGGGCGTAGACCTTGGGGACCAATTCCCGGCCTTTTGGGAAGAAGAACAATCTCGCCGGGGCATGAGCGGACCTTCTCCCCAGGATTATGGCGGCCCGTCACCGCTAAGCGAGCCGGAGGCTGCTGCGCTGGCTTCGCTGTGCGAGAAGGCGCCTGCGGATATAGCGGTGTCGCTGCACAGCCAAGGACAGGAGATCTACTGGAACTATCGCGGGTATGAGCCGCCGGAGAGCCGGGAACTCGCGGAACGTCTGGCGCTGGCAGGCGGCTACCGCGCGGTTGCTCTGACCGAAAGTGACGCGGGATTTAAGGACTGGTTCATTATGAAATTCAGAAAACCGGGGTTCACCGTGGAGCTGGGTCTGGGCAGAAATCCGCTCCCGCTTGAGGATTTTGAAGATCTAACGCTAGAAACGGGGCAGATTCTGGCTGCTATTCTATCTCAATGA
- a CDS encoding helix-turn-helix domain-containing protein, producing the protein MPTNQSEPYKIQAWSLVNRKYLGKGVRIKRFRRPQRSQIRNRVLLAVLMSRDIKLSKFAEELSVSSRSVSAWVYESRIPSRTNIEKACRYLGYPQHVLFNEALLRQSPILCQPAPSRYMKRSKIYPRRSDILTGLCMVHDLSVTDAGHWIGVHPGTFRKWLHNSQLPSPYLQEKAEAFFRIPRAILFADCVTEGKNH; encoded by the coding sequence ATGCCTACAAATCAGTCAGAGCCTTACAAAATACAAGCGTGGTCTCTGGTTAACCGCAAATACCTGGGAAAGGGCGTCCGGATTAAGAGATTCCGCCGTCCCCAGAGAAGCCAGATCCGCAACCGCGTGCTGCTAGCCGTGCTGATGTCCCGCGATATCAAGCTGTCCAAGTTTGCGGAAGAGCTTTCCGTATCCTCAAGGAGCGTCAGCGCCTGGGTGTATGAAAGCCGCATTCCGTCCAGGACCAATATAGAAAAAGCCTGCCGCTATCTCGGTTATCCCCAGCATGTCTTGTTTAATGAAGCGCTGCTTCGGCAGAGTCCGATTCTGTGCCAGCCGGCTCCTTCCCGGTACATGAAGCGGAGTAAGATTTACCCCCGCCGCAGCGACATTCTGACCGGACTGTGCATGGTGCATGATCTTTCCGTTACCGATGCCGGTCATTGGATCGGGGTCCATCCCGGCACCTTTCGCAAATGGCTGCACAATAGCCAGCTCCCGTCTCCTTATTTGCAGGAAAAGGCGGAAGCGTTCTTCCGGATACCCCGGGCCATTTTGTTCGCCGATTGCGTCACCGAGGGCAAAAACCATTAG
- the racE gene encoding glutamate racemase, with the protein MQQAIAILDSGVGGLTVAKEVMRQLPREKIIYFGDTARAPYGPRSSEEVKLFTEQIVDYLIQFNPKMIVIACNTATAAALDYISAKVEIPVIGVIHPGARAAISATKTGRVGVIGTVGTIGSGAYTAALKQLSPYVEVISQACPALVPLVEQGMFRTAECDLAVRDSLNGIKHEPIDTLILGCTHYPFLVEPIGRAMGPGVKLISSADETAREISTILYDKGKLARGDDSPVHQFFCSGDAGIFQRIAMDWLGEQIRRTPVVWQVSSLEPTDV; encoded by the coding sequence GTGCAGCAAGCTATCGCTATACTAGACTCGGGCGTAGGCGGATTGACGGTTGCCAAGGAAGTAATGAGGCAGCTGCCGAGGGAGAAAATCATTTATTTCGGAGACACCGCCCGCGCCCCGTACGGACCCCGTTCGTCCGAGGAAGTCAAACTTTTTACCGAGCAAATTGTCGATTATCTTATTCAATTCAATCCGAAAATGATCGTGATCGCTTGCAACACGGCGACTGCGGCCGCCCTCGATTATATATCGGCGAAAGTGGAGATTCCGGTCATCGGCGTCATTCATCCCGGCGCCCGCGCCGCCATCAGCGCGACAAAGACCGGACGGGTAGGCGTAATCGGCACCGTAGGAACGATTGGCAGTGGAGCCTACACCGCAGCGCTGAAACAGCTGTCTCCGTATGTTGAGGTGATCAGCCAGGCATGTCCCGCGCTTGTCCCGCTGGTCGAACAGGGAATGTTCCGTACGGCGGAATGCGATCTTGCGGTCCGTGATTCGCTGAACGGCATCAAGCATGAACCGATTGATACCCTGATACTCGGGTGCACCCATTACCCGTTTCTAGTCGAGCCGATTGGGCGGGCAATGGGGCCTGGAGTCAAGCTGATCAGTTCCGCAGACGAGACGGCGCGCGAGATCAGCACCATTTTGTACGACAAGGGAAAGCTAGCGAGGGGAGACGACAGTCCGGTGCACCAGTTCTTCTGCAGCGGCGACGCAGGCATATTCCAGAGGATCGCCATGGACTGGCTTGGTGAGCAGATCAGACGCACGCCGGTGGTATGGCAGGTATCATCGCTTGAACCTACGGATGTCTGA
- a CDS encoding O-methyltransferase, whose amino-acid sequence MLNQEQYFNQEMYSEQLYTEDELLLSVKEAIRAGGMPEVSIAPGYGRLLSMLVSLSRASSVLEIGALGGYSGICLARGLASGGTLTSLELKPEYAEMAQRHLELAGFGGIAEYRIGPALDSLARLAEEGRTFDFFFIDADKENYPNYLEYAIQLAKPGAVIAGDNIFLRGRTLNTDKNGPAVQAMRRFNEMIAGDSRLASTLLPAYDGLALAIVIKAGS is encoded by the coding sequence ATGCTTAATCAGGAGCAATACTTTAATCAAGAAATGTACAGTGAGCAGTTATATACGGAAGATGAACTTCTGCTGTCGGTAAAAGAGGCCATCCGTGCGGGCGGCATGCCCGAAGTATCGATTGCGCCGGGTTACGGCAGGCTGCTTAGCATGCTCGTTTCGCTATCCCGCGCATCCAGCGTGCTGGAGATCGGAGCACTTGGCGGATACAGCGGCATCTGCCTCGCTAGAGGCCTGGCTTCGGGAGGAACGCTAACCTCTCTGGAGCTGAAGCCGGAATATGCCGAAATGGCGCAACGCCATCTGGAACTTGCCGGATTCGGCGGCATTGCCGAATACCGGATAGGCCCCGCTCTGGACAGTCTTGCCCGGCTGGCGGAGGAAGGAAGAACGTTCGATTTCTTTTTTATCGACGCCGACAAGGAGAACTATCCGAACTATCTGGAATACGCCATACAGCTGGCGAAGCCGGGAGCGGTCATCGCGGGCGATAATATCTTCCTGCGCGGACGCACCCTGAACACGGATAAGAACGGGCCTGCGGTGCAGGCGATGCGCCGTTTCAACGAGATGATCGCGGGTGACAGCCGGCTTGCCAGCACGCTGCTGCCCGCTTATGACGGACTCGCTCTTGCGATTGTAATAAAGGCGGGCAGTTAA
- a CDS encoding class I SAM-dependent methyltransferase, which yields MQSHEQYWDQRFGKEGMIWGTEPSPTAYMAKELFLSHGVRTVFVPGAGYGRNTKAFAQTFGVEGAELSEAAVKIAERWDPDSRIICGSALDDPEPGECYDAIYCYDVLHLFLEPDRRKLVAACLKRLRPGGLVYFTCFSDEDPNNGQGERLEPGTYRYKEGKFAHFFSEEDLKAHFSGMEILETGTLKEMLGGPGEGQHEYILRTIAARKKG from the coding sequence ATGCAAAGCCACGAACAATATTGGGACCAAAGATTCGGGAAGGAAGGCATGATTTGGGGAACGGAGCCGAGTCCGACCGCCTATATGGCGAAGGAGTTGTTCCTGTCCCATGGTGTCCGGACAGTATTCGTGCCCGGGGCCGGTTATGGCCGCAATACGAAAGCTTTCGCACAAACATTCGGGGTAGAAGGGGCGGAATTAAGCGAGGCCGCCGTGAAGATAGCGGAGAGGTGGGACCCGGACAGCCGGATCATATGCGGCTCCGCGCTGGATGACCCGGAGCCGGGTGAATGCTATGATGCGATATACTGTTATGATGTGCTGCATTTGTTCCTGGAGCCGGATCGCCGAAAGCTGGTGGCAGCCTGCTTGAAGCGGCTGCGGCCCGGGGGCCTCGTCTATTTCACCTGCTTCTCCGACGAAGACCCCAATAACGGGCAGGGAGAGCGGCTTGAACCGGGAACGTACCGTTATAAAGAGGGGAAGTTCGCCCACTTTTTCAGCGAGGAGGATCTAAAGGCGCATTTCTCAGGAATGGAAATATTGGAAACCGGCACCTTAAAGGAGATGCTTGGCGGGCCGGGCGAGGGGCAGCATGAGTATATTTTGAGAACAATCGCCGCCAGGAAAAAAGGCTAA
- a CDS encoding DUF1450 domain-containing protein, with translation MANDIRICDKCNHMSIKSVLPKLRKMAPDAEIKIGCKSYCGPCGKRAFVYINGRYVSAPTEDEVLKKVEPFIKQPAVKK, from the coding sequence ATGGCTAACGATATACGCATTTGCGATAAATGCAATCATATGAGCATCAAAAGCGTTCTGCCGAAGCTCCGCAAAATGGCGCCTGACGCCGAGATCAAAATCGGCTGCAAGTCCTACTGCGGCCCATGCGGCAAGCGCGCTTTCGTCTACATCAACGGCCGCTATGTCAGCGCTCCGACCGAGGACGAGGTTTTGAAGAAAGTGGAGCCTTTCATAAAGCAGCCCGCAGTAAAGAAATAG